One segment of Carya illinoinensis cultivar Pawnee chromosome 1, C.illinoinensisPawnee_v1, whole genome shotgun sequence DNA contains the following:
- the LOC122312254 gene encoding transcription factor bHLH67-like: MERLHGPIDSCYFEEHSDVTCVEQEFFTTESLKFDELEQQEKYFSIPMLEDNMPFLQMLQSVGSPRFLPIKEPSFQTLLRLQHLKRPWDGYSFIPEMETQIQSLEFESCITNDVVELHSPVKSENMDLLHSRLEGGSSECNQDQPSSTENHCIEGTSASPPPWANPQAWPKQTHFPKSLPVTRERRKRKRVRPTKNKEDVESQRMTHIAVERNRRRQMNDHLNVLRSLMPTSYIQRGDQASIIGGAIDFLKELEQLLQSLEAKKRVRKTQQGAEAFTPSGLLTSPQSVIGSEEGHCGEELKEENKSDVAEIKVTVIQTHVNLKIQGQKRPGQLLKTIVALEDLRLTVLHLNITSSEDSVFYSYNLKIEEECKLGSAEEIASAVHGILSFINGS; this comes from the exons ATGGAGAGGCTTCATGGACCCATTGATTCCTGT TACTTTGAGGAACATTCCGATGTAACTTGTGTAGAGCAAGAATTTTTCACTACAGAGAGCTTGAAGTTTGATGAGTTAGAGcaacaagaaaaatacttttCCATTCCAATGTTGGAAGACAACATGCCTTTTCTTCAGATGCTACAGAGCGTGGGATCCCCGCGTTTCTTGCCCATCAAGGAGCCCAGTTTCCAGACACTGTTGAGATTACAGCACCTTAAGAGGCCTTGGGATGGTTACAGCTTCATCCCTGAAATGGAAACCCAAATTCAGTCCCTAGAGTTTGAGAGCTGCATCACCAATGACGTTGTGGAGCTACATTCACCCGTCAAATCCGAGAACATGGACCTTCTACACTCACGTCTCGAGGGTGGGAGCTCAGAGTGCAACCAGGACCAACCCAGCTCAACTGAAAATCATTGCATAGAAGGTACCTCAGCCTCTCCACCTCCATGGGCTAATCCACAAGCGTGGCCTAAGCAAACCCACTTCCCCAAATCTCTTCCAGTCACCCGGGAACGAAGAAAGCGAAAGCGAGTAAGGCCaaccaagaacaaagaagaTGTCGAGAGCCAGCGCATGACCCACATTGCTGTGGAACGCAACCGGAGACGCCAAATGAATGACCATCTCAACGTCCTCAGGTCCCTCATGCCCACATCCTATATTCAAAGG GGTGACCAAGCGTCCATTATTGGAGGTGCAATAGACTTTCTGAAGGAATTGGAGCAGTTACTTCAGTCGCTCGAGGCAAAAAAGAGAGTGAGAAAAACCCAACAAGGCGCCGAGGCTTTTACACCCAGCGGGTTGCTTACATCGCCGCAAAGTGTTATTGGGTCGGAGGAGGGCCACTGTGGTGAAGAGCTGAAGGAGGAGAACAAGTCTGACGTGGCCGAGATAAAGGTGACTGTGATTCAAACCCATGTGAACTTGAAAATTCAAGGCCAAAAGAGGCCGGGGCAGTTGCTGAAAACCATTGTTGCATTGGAGGATCTTAGGCTAACTGTATTGCACCTTAACATCACTTCCTCAGAGGACTCAGTTTTTTACTCATACAATCTCAAG ATAGAGGAAGAGTGTAAGTTGGGATCTGCTGAGGAGATTGCATCGGCAGTGCATGGGATACTGAGCTTCATCAACGGTAGCTGA